The Xanthomonas sontii genomic sequence TCTGCTCACGGTGTTGCGGCAACCGCGCGCCGGGCGGGTGTGGGTGTGCAAGCAGGAGGCCTGGCCGCAGGTGGCCGCGCGCATCGCTGCGCAGGGCGCGCAGGCGCAGGTGTTGGGGGCACCGTACCAGGGTCGGGTGCTGTTCCGGGTGCTGCCTGGCTCAGTCGCCGCGGCGGCGGATCGGGATCGCTGACAGCGGCACCGCGGCGATCTCGCCGCCGCCCTCGCGGATCGGCGCGCCCGGCGGCGGCGCCCAGGCGTGCGCGTAGATCACTTCCCACGTGCTGGGCAGGGTGCCGTCGGCGCCGCGCAGCGGCTCGTAGGCGGCGCTGGCGGCGGCGAAACGGCCGCGGCCGGTGAGGGTGTGGCGGCGCGCCTGCAGCGCGTTGGTGGCGCCGATCGCGCGCAGTTCGCGCATCAGCGCGGCAAGGTCCGGATAGGTCAGGTTGAACACGTCGCGGTCCAGCACCGGATCGCGGAAGCCCGACAGCATCAGCGCATCGCCGAACTGCGCGATCGGCGCGAAGCGGCTCACGTGCGGCGTGGTGCGATCGGCCTGGGCGAAGGCCTCGCGCAGTTCGATCAGGGTGTCCGGGCCGAAGCTGGAACACAGCAGCAGGCCGCCGGGGCGCAGCACGCGGCGGAATCCGGCGAACACCGCCGGCAGATCCTCGACCCACTGCAGGCACAGATTGCTGAAGATCACATCGACGCTGTGCTCGGCCAGCGGCAGCGCGCGCGCATCGGCGCAGACGCGGCCGAACGGCTTCCACCAACCGGCCTGGCGCTTGGCCTGCTGCAGCATCGGCAGTGCCTGGTCGAGCGCGATCACCTGTGCGCGTGGCCAGCGCTTCTTCATCGCCGCGGCGGCATGTGCCGGCCCGCTGCCTACGTCCAGCACCACCTGCGGGACGCGGTCGCCGAGGTAGTCCAGCGACTCCAGCAAGCGCCCCTGCACCTCGCGCTGCAGCGCCGCGGCGGCATCGTAACTGGCGGCGGCACGCGCGAACGCGCGGCGGATGTGCTGGGAGTCGAACGCGGAAGGATCCATCCGCGCATTATCGCCGCCCGCGTCGTGCCGCGGCCAGCGGTGACGCGGATCACCGCGTTGCGCACTTCGCGCCGATCCAGCGGCGCGACCGCCGCTACGTACTCCCGATGCCGAATCCAGCCGGTTCCTTATCGCCGCCTTTCCCTCGCGGCCAGCGTGGTCCGCAGATCATCATGTTCTGCGCCTCGCGCCGACCAAGCGGCGCGACCGCGGCTGTGCATCCCCACTCCCGAATCCCCAATCCCGGCTCTTCAGAATGTCCCCGGATAGCTGCCGCCATCCAGCAGCAGGTTCTGCCCGCTCAGGTAGCCGGCCTGCGCGCTGCACAGGAAGGCGCAGGCCGCGCCGAACTCTTCCGCGGTGCCGAAGCGCCCGGCCGGAATCTGCCGGCGCTTGCGTTCGGCCAGGTCGGCGGGATCGATGCCCTCACGCTGCGCGGCGTGGGCGATGTTGCCGCGCAGGCGGTCGGTGTCGAACTGCCCCGGCAGCAGGTTGTTGATGGTGACGTTGTGCGCCACCGTGCGCCGCGCCAGCCCAGCGACGAAGCCGGTGAGGCCGGCGCGCGCGCCGTTGGACAGCCCCAGGCTGTCGATCGGCGCCTTCACCGCGGCCGAGGTGATGTTGACGATGCGACCGAAGCCGCGCGCCTGCATCGCATCGACGGTGGCGCGGATCAACGCGATCGGTGCCAGCATGTTGGCGTCGAGCGCGCGCAGCCAGTCCTCGCGCTCCCAGTCGCGGAAATCGCCGGGCGGCGGTCCGCCTGCGTTGTTGATCAGGATGTCGACCTGCGGGCAGGCGGCCAATGCGGCGGCGCGGCCGGCCTCGGTGGCGATGTCCGCCGCCACCGCGACCACCTCGCCACCGCCATCGAGCGCGCGCAGCTGCGCCGCGGCCGCCTCCAGCGCGGCCTGGCCGCGCGCCACGATCGCCACATGCACGCCTTCGCGGGCCAGCGCCTGCGCGCAGCCCAGTCCCAGCCCCTTGCTCGCGGCGCAGACCAGCGCCCACTTGCCGGCGATTCCCAGGTCCATGCTTGCACTCTCGTTCGAAGGAACCGCGATGATCGGACATCGGCGCTGTGGCGGCCAGCGTCGCTCCGCGACGTTGAGGACACTGAGCACGCACGGCAGGTGCAGGAGCGGCTTCGCTGCGCAGCGTTTTGCTGCCTGCGTCGCGACTGAAGTAGCTCCCACAGGGGTGGCCGGCATCCTTGTGGGAGGGACTTCAGTCCCGACGCCGGAGGCTGTCGGTCGGCTTTCGGCTTCGCTTGTCGCGGCGGCACGACAGTTGAGTCCCACGGCGGAGCCGCTTGCGTCTTTCTGACGTCGGTGCGGGTCGCGTGATGCCTTGTGGGAGTCAACTGTGATGCAGCGTGCGACGCGCGAGACGGTGTGCGCTTTCCGATGGCGCAATGCGTCGGGACTGAAGTCCCTCCCACAGTGCGCCCGGCGGGCTCGACGCAAGCGCTTGTAGAGCGGCTTCAGCCGCGACCCGACGCAACGGGCGTGTCGCGGCTGAAGCCGCTGCTACGACAGCACCGTGGAACGCGCGGCGCGACGCCGCTAGTCCAGCGTCGCCATAAATCCACGCAGCGCCTCGGCGACCGTATCGGCATGGCCGAGGAACGGGGCGTGGCCGCCGCCGGCGACGATCAGCGCGCGCGCGTTCGGCGCCAGCGCCGCGGCGGCCTCCATGCCTGCGGGTGGGACCAGGCGGTCGCGCTGGCCGCCGATCCACAGGCTGGGCACGCGCAGGCCGGGCAGGGCGCGGCGCAGATCGGTACGTTCCAGCAGGGTCAGGCCGTCCTGCAGCACGTGCGGGTCGGGCGTGCCGCGGGCGTCGAGCGCCTCGCGCAGGGTGCGCAGTTCGGCGCGCGCGTGCGCCGAGCCGAGCGTATCCAGTGCCAGGAAGCGCTCGAGGGTGCCGCGATAGTCTTCGGCCAGATCGCGGCCGAACTGTTCGAACACCTGCGGCTCCACCGCGTGCGGCCAGTCGCTGCCGCGTACGAAGCGCGGCGTCGCCGCGAGCATCGCCAGCCCGCGCACCTGCGGTTGCGTGGCGGCGGCGTGCAGCGCGAACAGCCCGCCCAGCGACCAGCCCAGCCACACGGCCGGCGGCGTGGCCGCGGCGATCGCGCTGACCACGTGCGGCAATGCCAGTGGTGTGTCGTCGCCGCGGCTGTGGCCGTGCCCGGGCAGGTCCACCAGGTGCAGGCGGTACTGCGCCGACAGGCGCTCGACCAAGGGCGCGAAGATGCCGCCGTTCAACGCCCAGCCGTGCAGCAGGACCAGATCGGGGCCCTGCCCCAGGGTGTCGATATGCATCGTCGTCCGTCGTCGCGAAGGAACAGGAAAGGCAGCGTCGGCCGTCGCGTCAGTGTGCCGCGCGCTGCGCCAGCACCTGCGGCAGCAGCAGGCGCCACTGTTGGCGCGGATAGTCGCGGGTGCGCCAGGCGGACACGCGATGCGCACCGCGGCGCTGCAGGATCGCCGCGCTCAGCCAGTCGCCGTCGATGCCCTGCCAGGCGCCAGCCGGCGTCAGCAGGTTCGGCGCCAGCCGCGGATGCACGTCCTCGCGCAGCATCTGCCACAGCGTGTCGGTGGCGAACGGCGAGGCGGCGAGTACCGCGGCGATCTGCGCATGCCGCGCGTCGACCGCATCGTCCAGGTACAGCTCGGCCAGCGCGTCCCACACCGCGCGACGCGCGGCGAGGTCGGTTGCGCTCACGCCGGCACGCCGGGCGGATGCGCGGCCACGCGATCGCGCGCCAGCGCCAGGGCATCCAGCAGCGCCTGCACCTGCGCCGGGGTGTGCAGCGCCGACAGGGTCACCCGCAGCCGCGACTTGCCCTCCGGCACGGTCGGCGGGCGGATCGCCGAGACCAGGTGGCCGGCCTGTTCCAGCGCTGCCGACCACGCCAGCGCGGTGCGCTCCTCGCCGCACAGCAGCGGCTGGATCGGCGTGTCCGAGGCCATCAGTTCCAGGCCATGGCGACGCGCGCCGCCGCGGAACAGGGCGATCAGCTCGACCAGCCGCTCGCGCCGCCACTGGTCGCGCCGCGCCAGCTTGACCGCCGCCAGCGAGGCCGCGGCCTGCGCCGGCGGCAGCGCGGTGGTGTACAGATACGGCCGCGCGGTTTCGGCCAGATGCCGGATCAGCGGGGTATCGCCGACCACTGCGGCGCCGTAGCCGCCCAGTGCCTTGCCCAGGGTCACCAGTTGCAGCGGAACGTCGCCGACACCCAGCCCGGCCTCGGCGACGCTGCCGCGCCCCTGCGGGCCGACCACGCCGACGCCGTGCGCGTCGTCCACGTACAGCAGCGCCTGTTGCGTGCGCGCCACCAGCGCCAGCGAGCGCAGCGGGGCGACGTCGCCGTCCATGCTGAACACGCCATCGGTGGCCAGCATCGCCGCACCGTCGGCGGCGTGCTTGAGCTGGCGCATCGCGCCTTCGGCATCCAGGTGCGGGTAGCGACGCAGGCGGCAGCCGGCCAGGCGGCTGGCGTCGAGCAGGCTGGCGTGGTTGAGCCGGTCCTGCACGCACACGTCCTCTTCCTCGCTCAGCAGCGCCTGCTGCACCGCCAGGTTGGCGATGAAGCCGCTGCCGAACAGCAGCGCCTGCGGATAGCCGAGCCAGTCGGCGATCTCGCGTTCCAGCGCCTCGTGCAGCGCGTGGTGGCCGCACACCAGGTGCGAGGCGGTGGCGCCGGCGCCTTCGCGCGCGGCCGCGTCCTGCAGGGCGGCGACCACTTCGAACTGCTGCGCCAGGCCCAGATAGTCGTTGCTGCAGAAGCCGGTCAGCCAGCGGCCGTCCACTTCCAGGCGCACGCCGTCGCGGCGGCCGACGCTGCGGCGCACGCGCAGGCGCCCCTGCGCTTCGCGCAAGGCGCGCGCGGACTGGATGCGGTCGTGCAGGTCGGGACGGGCCATGGGCGCGGGACGGGCATCTGGCGGGCTAGCGTAGCGCGTCCCCGGCCGGGCCGGGCGCCGCCGGCGATGGACGGCCGGATCGGCGGACGGACGCCCCAGGCTCAGACCAGCGCGGCGGCGATCGCCGGTGTGGGCTGGGCGGTGATGTCCGCGTGCACGGTGCCGGGATGGTCGTGCGCGTCGGCATCCACCATCACCTGCATCGGCCGCAGCCCCAGCCGCGCGAACAGCGCCTGGTCGCGCTCGGTGTCCGGGTTGCCGGTGGTCAGCAGCTTCTCGCCGTAGAAGATCGAGTTGGCGCCGGCGCAGAAGCACAGCGCCTGCAGTTCGTCGCTCATGCTCTCGCGCCCGGCCGACAGCCGCACCATCGCCCGCGGCATCGCGATGCGGGCGACGGCGATCGTGCGCACGAACTCGAACGGATCCAGCTCGACCGTGCCGTGCAGCGGGGTGCCGGCGACCTGCACCAGGCGATTGATCGGCACCGAGTCCGGATGCACCGGCAGGTTGGCCAGCGCCTGCAGCAGGCCGGCGCGCTGGTCGCGCGACTCGCCCATGCCGACGATGCCGCCGCAGCAGGTCTTCAGGCCGGCGTCGCGCACGTGGGTCAGCGTGTCCAGGCGGTCCTGGTACTGGCGGGTGTGGATGATCGAATCGTAGAAATCCGGCGCGGTGTCCAGATTATGGTTGTAGTAGTCCAGCCCGGCCGCCTTCAGCGCTTGCGCCTGGGTGCCGTCGAGCATGCCCAGGGTGGCGCAGGTCTCCAGGCCCAGCGCCTTCACCTCGCGAATCATCTCCGCCACCTTCGGGATGTCGCGGTCCTTGGGCGAGCGCCAGGCTGCGCCCATGCAGAACCGCGAGGCGCCGGCGGCCTTGGCCTGGCGCGCCTTGTCCAGCACCGCCTCGGTGCTCATCAGCTTCTGCGCCTCCACGCCGGTGGCGTAGCGCTGCGCCTGCGGGCAGTACGCGCAGTCTTCCGGGCAACCGCCGGTCTTCACCGACAGCAGCGTGGACACCTGCACCTGCGCCGGATCGAAGTGCTCGCGGTGCACGGCGGCGGCGCGGTGCAGCAGTTCCGGGAACGGCAGGTCGAACAGGGC encodes the following:
- the bioH gene encoding pimeloyl-ACP methyl ester esterase BioH; the protein is MHIDTLGQGPDLVLLHGWALNGGIFAPLVERLSAQYRLHLVDLPGHGHSRGDDTPLALPHVVSAIAAATPPAVWLGWSLGGLFALHAAATQPQVRGLAMLAATPRFVRGSDWPHAVEPQVFEQFGRDLAEDYRGTLERFLALDTLGSAHARAELRTLREALDARGTPDPHVLQDGLTLLERTDLRRALPGLRVPSLWIGGQRDRLVPPAGMEAAAALAPNARALIVAGGGHAPFLGHADTVAEALRGFMATLD
- the bioF gene encoding 8-amino-7-oxononanoate synthase, translated to MARPDLHDRIQSARALREAQGRLRVRRSVGRRDGVRLEVDGRWLTGFCSNDYLGLAQQFEVVAALQDAAAREGAGATASHLVCGHHALHEALEREIADWLGYPQALLFGSGFIANLAVQQALLSEEEDVCVQDRLNHASLLDASRLAGCRLRRYPHLDAEGAMRQLKHAADGAAMLATDGVFSMDGDVAPLRSLALVARTQQALLYVDDAHGVGVVGPQGRGSVAEAGLGVGDVPLQLVTLGKALGGYGAAVVGDTPLIRHLAETARPYLYTTALPPAQAAASLAAVKLARRDQWRRERLVELIALFRGGARRHGLELMASDTPIQPLLCGEERTALAWSAALEQAGHLVSAIRPPTVPEGKSRLRVTLSALHTPAQVQALLDALALARDRVAAHPPGVPA
- the bioB gene encoding biotin synthase BioB, whose amino-acid sequence is MSAVVRHDWQRQELLALFDLPFPELLHRAAAVHREHFDPAQVQVSTLLSVKTGGCPEDCAYCPQAQRYATGVEAQKLMSTEAVLDKARQAKAAGASRFCMGAAWRSPKDRDIPKVAEMIREVKALGLETCATLGMLDGTQAQALKAAGLDYYNHNLDTAPDFYDSIIHTRQYQDRLDTLTHVRDAGLKTCCGGIVGMGESRDQRAGLLQALANLPVHPDSVPINRLVQVAGTPLHGTVELDPFEFVRTIAVARIAMPRAMVRLSAGRESMSDELQALCFCAGANSIFYGEKLLTTGNPDTERDQALFARLGLRPMQVMVDADAHDHPGTVHADITAQPTPAIAAALV
- a CDS encoding SDR family oxidoreductase; this encodes MDLGIAGKWALVCAASKGLGLGCAQALAREGVHVAIVARGQAALEAAAAQLRALDGGGEVVAVAADIATEAGRAAALAACPQVDILINNAGGPPPGDFRDWEREDWLRALDANMLAPIALIRATVDAMQARGFGRIVNITSAAVKAPIDSLGLSNGARAGLTGFVAGLARRTVAHNVTINNLLPGQFDTDRLRGNIAHAAQREGIDPADLAERKRRQIPAGRFGTAEEFGAACAFLCSAQAGYLSGQNLLLDGGSYPGTF
- the bioC gene encoding malonyl-ACP O-methyltransferase BioC: MDPSAFDSQHIRRAFARAAASYDAAAALQREVQGRLLESLDYLGDRVPQVVLDVGSGPAHAAAAMKKRWPRAQVIALDQALPMLQQAKRQAGWWKPFGRVCADARALPLAEHSVDVIFSNLCLQWVEDLPAVFAGFRRVLRPGGLLLCSSFGPDTLIELREAFAQADRTTPHVSRFAPIAQFGDALMLSGFRDPVLDRDVFNLTYPDLAALMRELRAIGATNALQARRHTLTGRGRFAAASAAYEPLRGADGTLPSTWEVIYAHAWAPPPGAPIREGGGEIAAVPLSAIPIRRRGD